The Microbacterium trichothecenolyticum sequence GCCATCGCGGGGATCTCCGCCGTCGTCGGCGGCTCGCTCGATCTTCCCGGATTCCACCGGGCAGCGATCGTCGTCGCCGCGCTGATGCTGCTCGGCGCCGCGGCGTCGTTCCTCGGCATCCGCAACCGCCCCTCCGCGGCGCTCGCGTCCCGGTGACGCTCGCCGCTCTCAGCGCAGGATGCGGCGCGTGCGCTCCACGTCGTCGGCCATCTGCACCAGCAGCGCGTCGATGCCGTCGAAGGCCATCATGTCGCGCACGCGTTCGACGAAGCGCACCTCCACGTGATGGCCGTAGAGGTCGAGAGCGGTCTCGTCGAGCACGTAGGCCTCCACCTGCCGTGCGTCCACGTCGTCGAAGGTCGGATTGGTGCCGACGCTGATGGCAGCGGGATAGCTCGTGCGGCGCCCGCCCTCGACATCGACGAGCCAGCCGGCGTAGACGCCGTCGGCGGGCACGAAGCCCTCGAGGTCGGCGGAGAGGTTGGCGGTGGGGTACCCGAGCTCTCGCCCGCGCTTGAGGCCGTGCACGACCTCGCCCCACACCGAGGGGGCACGGCCCAGCAGGCGGGCGGCGGTCTGCACGTCGCCGGCCGACAGGGCCTCGCGGATCCACGTCGACGACACGCGCCGATCGGCGTGCACGGCGCGCACCTCATCGACGACGTCGACGTGGAAGCCGTACTCGGCCCCCATCCGCTCGAGCAGCTCGGGGCCGCCAGCACCGCCCGCACCGAAGCGGAAGTCGCGCCCGACCAGCACCGTGCGCGCCTGCAACGCGTCGACGATCACCCGACGCACGAACTCGTCGGCCGGAATCGACGCCAGGTGCTCGTCGAAGGTGAGCAGCAGGGTGGCGTCGACGCCCGCGCGATCCAGCAGGTCGAGCTTCTGGTGAGGTCCGATCACGTCGGGCGGGCACTTCTCGGGGCGCAGCACGCTGAGCGGGTTGCGGTCGAACGACACGGCGACCACTTTCGCGCCATCGGCGGCGTCGATGCGGGCCCGGTCGATGACCGCGCGGTGTCCCGCGTGCACACCGTCGAACTTGCCGATGGCCACGACCGACGGCCCGAAGCCGGCGGGGACCTCCGCGGGGTCGCGGAAGACGATCACGACGACGCCCGACGGTGCTTCACGAGCCACCATAGTCCGAGGAAGGGCAGCACGAGCGGAACGAACACGTACCCGTAGCCGTACACCGACCACACCGTCGGGTGCTGGAACAGGGAGGGCAGCGCAAGGCTCAGCGTTCCGACGACGAGCACGCCGACGAGCTCGAACCCGATGGCGACCCAGGCGACGCGGTACCACGCCGGGCGCGCCGAGAAGACGAGGGCCAGCGTGGCGAGGATGTACACGACGGCAGCGAGCGCGGAGAGACTGTAGGCCACGGGGGCGTCGTCGAATTCGCGCACGATCTGCACGAACGAGCGGCCGGTGGCGGCGAGCGCCATGATGCCGTAGACGACGACGAGGACACGGCCGATGCCGGTCATCCCCCGGGCGCGAGTGGGAGTGGTGGATGCCATGACCCCTCGATTCTAGTTCGCCCGCGGCGGCGTCGAGTGGCGGCGTCCTCCCGTAACAGGGGATGCACCGGGAACAGGCCCCTGCGCCGCGGATCGACCTGTTCTGGACGTATCGCCTGTTCTCACGACCCGCCAGGTCACGGCATCCGGAACCGTCAGGCGATCTGCACGGTCCAGATCACGTGCATGCGCCACACCATCACGGCGACCGCCAGGGCGGCGACACCCATGACGACGGTGCTCCACCGGCTGCG is a genomic window containing:
- a CDS encoding bifunctional riboflavin kinase/FAD synthetase, giving the protein MIVFRDPAEVPAGFGPSVVAIGKFDGVHAGHRAVIDRARIDAADGAKVVAVSFDRNPLSVLRPEKCPPDVIGPHQKLDLLDRAGVDATLLLTFDEHLASIPADEFVRRVIVDALQARTVLVGRDFRFGAGGAGGPELLERMGAEYGFHVDVVDEVRAVHADRRVSSTWIREALSAGDVQTAARLLGRAPSVWGEVVHGLKRGRELGYPTANLSADLEGFVPADGVYAGWLVDVEGGRRTSYPAAISVGTNPTFDDVDARQVEAYVLDETALDLYGHHVEVRFVERVRDMMAFDGIDALLVQMADDVERTRRILR